The following are encoded together in the Pedobacter steynii genome:
- the mqnB gene encoding futalosine hydrolase, producing the protein MKILLVAATKAEIAILIEHFHLAEDEFMQTEAFDILITGVGMTATAFAMGKYLSASYQLVLNLGIAGSFDPGIPLGSVLNIVTDDFSELGAEDKGTFLPIENLGFGKSSFQALNNLLHPSLSGLPKVKGITVNTAHGTQQSIQEIRNRLNPVTESMEGAAVLYCCEKEGIACLQIRSISNYVEPRNKESWKIGLAIKNLNEWAIGFLTNS; encoded by the coding sequence ATGAAGATTCTTTTAGTAGCCGCGACAAAGGCAGAAATAGCTATTTTAATAGAACATTTTCATCTGGCGGAGGACGAATTCATGCAGACAGAAGCGTTCGATATCCTGATCACAGGAGTAGGTATGACTGCAACAGCTTTTGCGATGGGCAAATACCTGTCGGCTTCCTATCAGCTTGTCCTGAACCTGGGGATTGCAGGTAGTTTTGACCCTGGTATTCCGTTGGGATCTGTTCTGAATATTGTTACCGACGACTTCTCTGAACTTGGGGCAGAGGATAAAGGAACCTTTCTCCCGATTGAAAATCTGGGTTTTGGAAAGAGTAGCTTTCAGGCACTTAACAACCTCCTCCATCCTTCCCTATCCGGATTACCTAAAGTAAAGGGAATCACGGTAAACACCGCCCACGGGACTCAGCAAAGCATTCAGGAGATCAGAAACCGCTTAAATCCGGTTACAGAAAGCATGGAAGGTGCTGCCGTACTTTATTGTTGCGAAAAAGAAGGAATTGCATGTCTGCAAATCCGCAGCATCTCCAACTATGTGGAACCCCGAAATAAAGAAAGCTGGAAAATTGGCCTGGCCATTAAAAACTTAAATGAATGGGCGATCGGATTTTTGACAAATAGCTAA
- a CDS encoding 6-pyruvoyl trahydropterin synthase family protein, translating to MIYITRKASFNAAHKLSRPDWSEDKNTEVYGKCANPNWHGHNYQLYVTVKGEINPETGFLVDLKWLKDVTNTYVVDKIDHRNLNLDVDFMKGKLASTENLAIAIWDELLPFIEESGAQLHCIKIYETENNFVEYFG from the coding sequence ATGATATACATAACCAGAAAAGCATCATTTAACGCTGCGCATAAATTGTCCAGACCGGATTGGTCTGAAGATAAAAACACAGAAGTTTACGGGAAATGTGCCAATCCAAATTGGCATGGACACAACTATCAGTTGTATGTGACTGTGAAAGGGGAAATCAATCCTGAAACAGGCTTTCTTGTTGACCTGAAATGGTTGAAAGATGTGACCAATACTTACGTGGTGGATAAAATTGACCATAGAAATCTAAATCTTGATGTCGACTTCATGAAAGGTAAACTGGCTTCAACAGAGAATTTAGCGATTGCAATATGGGATGAATTGCTGCCCTTTATCGAAGAATCGGGTGCTCAGCTTCATTGCATAAAAATTTACGAGACTGAAAACAACTTTGTGGAGTACTTCGGTTAA
- the folE gene encoding GTP cyclohydrolase I FolE, whose protein sequence is MNNHTDHLDENETENGYIKIDRYNEGKIASVAHHYSDILTQLGEDPSREGLIKTPERVAKALQYLTHGYDLDPAAILKGAMFKEDYSQMVVVKDIEVFSMCEHHMLPFFGKAHVAYIPNGHIVGLSKIPRIVDAFARRLQVQERLTNEIRDCIQETLNPAGVAVVIECKHLCMAMRGIQKQNSVTTTSAFTGEFAKDKTRAEFLRLITANLH, encoded by the coding sequence ATGAATAATCATACAGATCATTTAGATGAAAATGAAACAGAAAACGGCTACATCAAAATAGACCGTTATAATGAAGGTAAAATTGCTTCCGTAGCCCATCATTATTCAGATATTTTAACTCAGCTTGGAGAAGATCCTTCCCGTGAGGGGCTGATCAAAACACCTGAGCGTGTGGCTAAGGCATTACAGTACCTTACCCACGGGTACGACCTGGACCCGGCGGCGATCCTCAAGGGAGCAATGTTTAAAGAAGATTACAGCCAGATGGTAGTGGTAAAGGATATTGAGGTATTCTCGATGTGCGAACACCATATGCTGCCATTTTTTGGTAAAGCCCATGTGGCCTATATTCCAAACGGTCATATTGTTGGATTGAGTAAGATCCCGAGAATTGTAGACGCTTTTGCCCGTCGTTTGCAGGTACAGGAGCGTTTAACAAATGAAATCAGGGATTGTATTCAGGAAACTTTAAATCCTGCAGGAGTAGCCGTTGTAATTGAGTGTAAGCACTTATGCATGGCCATGAGAGGAATTCAAAAGCAAAATTCGGTGACTACCACCTCTGCTTTTACGGGAGAATTTGCGAAAGATAAAACTAGGGCAGAGTTTTTGAGGTTAATCACTGCCAACTTACACTAA
- the fabD gene encoding ACP S-malonyltransferase, whose amino-acid sequence MKAYIFPGQGAQFSGMGKELYENEIAKELFEKANEIIGFRISDIMFSGTDEELKETKVTQPAIFLHSVILAKTLGDHFKPDMVAGHSLGEFSALVAASALSFEDGLRLVITRANAMQKACELQPSTMAAILGLADDVVERICGEIEEVVVAANYNCPGQIVISGSIEGVDIACQKLTEAGAKRALKLNVGGAFHSPLMEPARVELQEAIENVTVLSPVCPIYQNVDPVPNTDPAKIKANLITQLTGAVKWTQTIERMIADGAAEFVEVGPGNVLQGLVKKVNRATPTSSATTSATTTA is encoded by the coding sequence ATGAAAGCATATATATTTCCAGGACAAGGCGCTCAGTTTTCGGGCATGGGTAAAGAATTGTACGAAAATGAAATCGCCAAAGAACTGTTTGAGAAAGCAAATGAGATTATTGGTTTCCGTATCAGCGACATCATGTTCTCCGGAACGGATGAGGAGTTAAAAGAAACAAAGGTAACTCAACCGGCTATTTTCCTTCATTCTGTAATCCTGGCTAAAACATTAGGTGACCACTTTAAACCGGATATGGTTGCAGGTCACTCTTTAGGAGAGTTCTCTGCATTGGTAGCTGCATCGGCTTTATCTTTTGAAGATGGTTTAAGGTTGGTGATCACCAGAGCTAATGCGATGCAGAAAGCCTGCGAATTACAACCCTCTACTATGGCGGCTATTTTAGGCCTGGCAGATGATGTAGTGGAAAGGATTTGTGGCGAGATTGAGGAAGTTGTGGTGGCTGCAAATTATAACTGCCCGGGGCAGATCGTGATCTCCGGAAGTATTGAAGGAGTTGACATTGCTTGTCAGAAATTAACAGAGGCCGGAGCAAAACGTGCTTTAAAGCTGAATGTAGGTGGTGCCTTCCATTCTCCGTTAATGGAGCCGGCAAGGGTAGAGCTTCAGGAAGCAATTGAAAATGTAACGGTTCTTTCTCCGGTATGCCCGATTTATCAGAATGTAGATCCGGTTCCGAATACAGACCCTGCTAAAATAAAAGCCAACCTGATTACTCAGTTAACCGGCGCGGTAAAATGGACTCAAACGATCGAACGCATGATTGCTGACGGTGCTGCTGAATTTGTTGAAGTAGGTCCGGGCAATGTGTTACAAGGCCTGGTTAAAAAAGTGAACAGGGCGACTCCGACCAGTTCAGCAACTACTTCCGCAACTACTACAGCTTAA
- a CDS encoding sensor histidine kinase: MILGACCIGTALSLKNTISKKDLLTHEAAELQENLNQKESIVYEFLSDPQQVEKAKQFHLNEKYGLDFINFYRNIGINLLTYENSELKFWSSFSAFPSGLDGIREGSSFLQLPNGWYEVIRKTKGSYSLVFLIEVKNQYGIQNQFLSNDISPYLLPSNSLALASFTDTEVYGINQHDGTLLFEVKLKQGYSKSIYAAIEVWLWVIGIFSFCLFFNSFCVWLAKRGNLIPATLLLGLFFVAIRVTDLEYGWFNHQFNLLIFSPTIYGESFLLPSLGDFLLNVIALTWLVYFVYKHREQYVLPSWLVRSKIAGILLYLILLIIFGLMAFASDQVFLGLIINSKINFDITNIINLGWISWISIVILCLVWFNIYLVIIIFLEQTRPLNVTNKERLILFLAAFTSYLLYRLATNFSIFFVVYALFIFIIGWNVYLRNSRFSIGVFTGIFFCLAFMSSIKYLKFIDSKEKIKRYTIAQKLESTDDPKIISSIEGLEVGIYTDSFVADYFKQPALRRSDILQRHISKQFLGGYLSKFEFNLYEYNSLDSSINGQGVPLSYYKQLVQSGSVKASESNFFYRLNDTFGYQNYFGIIPIFQDNHILGTLVIELKSQQYNYNSQLPDILIDRKNKSEDDYSSYSFAFYNYGKLANQSGTYTYRLSGSEFKAEPGRPQIITDSLGYTHLVYMPIASKKIVVSKEKVSYVVRLATLSFFFLVFIIFSITLYALIWVLRNIDESWGGWFNINRSLMINANKILYKTRIQFSIVLSVVATLVIVGWTTYFYIRDEYRRQQEDFIQEKIRKVQLSYEKSIFNAGIPKATDESIHDFNQFADVNAAYLNLFDVSGNLLYTSLPRIYDFGIIGRKMGAEAYIYLNQMQRSEYIDPNERIGDFKYSSAYAPIRNAMNETVAYIGLPYYANEADYQRKIGLYINTLINIYALVFVAIGILAVFLANQITSPLTFIQDSIRKTKLGQKNQPIQWSRHDEIGSLIKEYNKMIAALEESASKLARSEREIAWREMAKQVAHEIKNPLTPLKLGVQLLEKSWREQDPNFEKKFERFNKSFIEQIDSLASIASEFSNFAKMPDTKLEKLVLLPIIQQARDVFTNTQNVEIYIFNHTTQDVNVLGDKDQLLRTFNNLLKNAIEAADPESRCVVKINLMNDSENVFVEVEDNGKGIDAEQQDKIFVPNFTTKSSGTGLGLAFVKQAVENAGGTVSFKSFAELGTTFYLSFPLS; encoded by the coding sequence TTGATACTAGGGGCCTGCTGTATTGGTACGGCCCTATCTTTAAAAAACACGATCAGCAAAAAAGATTTGCTTACCCACGAAGCCGCTGAGCTTCAGGAAAACTTAAATCAGAAGGAAAGCATTGTTTATGAGTTCCTTTCTGATCCACAGCAGGTTGAAAAAGCCAAACAGTTTCACCTGAACGAGAAATACGGGCTTGATTTTATCAATTTTTACCGTAATATCGGGATCAACCTGTTAACTTATGAAAACTCCGAACTGAAGTTCTGGAGTTCTTTTTCCGCATTCCCATCTGGTCTGGATGGAATCAGAGAAGGTTCCTCTTTCTTACAACTCCCCAATGGCTGGTATGAGGTAATCCGGAAAACAAAAGGGAGTTATTCACTGGTATTCCTGATCGAGGTGAAGAACCAATATGGAATTCAGAACCAGTTTCTGAGCAATGACATTTCCCCTTATCTGTTGCCTTCCAATTCCTTAGCCCTTGCTTCCTTTACGGATACTGAGGTGTACGGCATTAATCAACATGATGGCACCTTATTATTTGAGGTAAAACTGAAGCAGGGATATAGCAAAAGTATTTATGCCGCGATAGAGGTTTGGCTCTGGGTGATTGGTATCTTCAGTTTTTGCTTATTCTTTAACTCTTTCTGTGTATGGCTGGCAAAAAGAGGAAACCTGATTCCTGCAACACTCCTATTAGGGCTGTTCTTTGTCGCAATAAGGGTAACAGATCTGGAATATGGTTGGTTCAACCATCAGTTTAACCTGTTGATATTCAGCCCTACAATTTATGGGGAGAGCTTTCTCCTGCCTTCTTTGGGAGATTTCCTACTCAACGTAATTGCATTGACCTGGCTGGTTTATTTTGTTTATAAGCACAGGGAGCAGTACGTGCTGCCTTCCTGGTTAGTCAGAAGTAAAATAGCAGGAATCTTGCTTTATCTGATATTACTGATCATCTTCGGTTTGATGGCTTTTGCCAGCGATCAGGTCTTTTTAGGACTGATCATTAATTCCAAGATCAACTTTGACATTACGAACATCATCAATCTGGGGTGGATCAGCTGGATCAGTATTGTAATTTTATGCCTCGTCTGGTTTAATATTTATCTGGTTATCATTATCTTTTTAGAACAGACCCGACCATTGAATGTTACCAATAAGGAGCGTCTGATTCTTTTTCTTGCTGCTTTTACCAGTTATTTATTATACCGGCTCGCGACGAATTTCAGCATATTTTTTGTCGTATATGCTCTTTTTATCTTTATTATCGGCTGGAACGTTTACCTGAGAAACAGCCGGTTTTCTATCGGCGTATTTACCGGGATATTTTTCTGCCTGGCCTTTATGTCTTCCATAAAATACCTGAAATTTATTGATTCCAAGGAGAAGATCAAGCGGTATACCATTGCCCAGAAGCTGGAATCTACGGATGATCCGAAGATTATCAGCTCTATTGAAGGCCTGGAGGTAGGGATTTATACAGATAGTTTTGTGGCTGATTATTTCAAACAGCCTGCATTGAGACGGTCTGATATTTTACAACGGCACATCAGTAAGCAATTTCTGGGAGGCTACCTTTCCAAGTTTGAGTTCAACCTTTACGAATACAATAGCCTGGACTCTTCAATTAACGGCCAGGGAGTACCTCTAAGCTATTACAAGCAGCTCGTACAGTCGGGGTCGGTAAAAGCATCGGAATCTAATTTTTTTTACCGCCTGAACGATACTTTTGGTTATCAGAACTATTTTGGAATTATTCCTATTTTTCAGGATAACCATATATTGGGAACATTGGTCATTGAGCTTAAATCCCAGCAATACAACTACAATAGCCAGCTTCCGGATATCCTGATAGACCGGAAGAACAAGAGTGAAGACGACTACAGTAGCTATTCCTTTGCTTTTTACAATTATGGCAAGCTGGCCAATCAATCCGGAACATATACTTACAGGCTATCCGGTTCCGAATTCAAAGCTGAGCCAGGAAGGCCTCAGATCATCACAGACAGTCTTGGATATACCCACCTGGTGTATATGCCTATTGCATCAAAGAAAATCGTGGTGAGCAAGGAAAAAGTCTCTTATGTAGTTCGTCTGGCCACCTTATCCTTCTTTTTTCTGGTATTTATTATCTTCTCAATTACTTTATATGCCCTGATCTGGGTATTGAGAAACATTGATGAGAGTTGGGGAGGCTGGTTTAACATCAACCGTTCGCTAATGATCAATGCGAACAAGATTTTATATAAGACCCGAATTCAGTTCTCGATTGTACTTTCCGTGGTGGCCACTTTGGTGATTGTGGGTTGGACAACTTATTTCTATATCAGAGATGAATACCGGAGGCAACAGGAAGATTTTATTCAGGAAAAAATAAGAAAAGTACAGCTTTCTTATGAGAAAAGTATTTTTAATGCCGGTATCCCGAAAGCTACTGATGAGTCTATTCACGATTTCAACCAGTTCGCGGATGTCAATGCGGCTTATTTAAACCTCTTTGACGTGAGTGGAAACCTTTTGTATACTTCTTTGCCAAGAATATATGATTTTGGGATTATAGGGCGTAAAATGGGGGCTGAGGCTTATATTTATCTCAACCAGATGCAACGATCAGAGTATATCGATCCTAATGAGCGTATCGGGGATTTTAAATATTCCTCTGCTTATGCGCCGATCCGCAATGCAATGAATGAGACGGTTGCCTATATCGGCTTGCCTTATTATGCCAATGAGGCGGATTATCAGCGTAAAATAGGGTTGTATATCAATACCCTGATTAACATTTATGCCCTGGTATTTGTGGCAATTGGAATTCTTGCGGTATTCCTGGCCAATCAGATCACAAGTCCGCTTACTTTTATACAGGATAGCATCAGAAAGACCAAGCTTGGACAGAAAAATCAACCTATTCAGTGGTCAAGGCATGATGAGATCGGCTCTTTGATTAAGGAATATAACAAAATGATTGCTGCACTGGAAGAAAGTGCAAGTAAGCTTGCGCGTTCAGAAAGGGAGATTGCCTGGCGGGAGATGGCGAAACAGGTTGCTCATGAAATCAAAAATCCGCTGACACCGTTAAAATTAGGCGTACAGCTGCTGGAGAAGTCCTGGCGGGAACAGGACCCTAATTTTGAGAAAAAATTTGAGCGCTTTAATAAATCATTTATTGAGCAGATCGATAGTCTGGCCTCTATTGCTTCAGAATTCTCCAATTTTGCCAAAATGCCGGATACCAAACTGGAAAAACTGGTTTTATTACCCATTATTCAGCAGGCCAGAGATGTTTTTACCAATACACAAAATGTAGAAATCTATATTTTTAACCATACTACTCAGGATGTAAATGTTCTTGGGGATAAAGATCAGCTGTTGCGTACCTTTAATAACCTGCTTAAAAATGCGATTGAAGCGGCCGATCCGGAATCCAGGTGTGTGGTTAAAATCAACCTGATGAACGATTCGGAAAATGTGTTCGTGGAAGTAGAGGATAATGGTAAAGGAATTGATGCTGAGCAGCAGGATAAAATATTTGTTCCTAATTTTACGACTAAGTCGTCGGGAACAGGGCTGGGACTGGCCTTTGTAAAACAGGCTGTAGAAAACGCCGGTGGAACAGTATCGTTTAAATCTTTTGCAGAACTGGGAACTACCTTCTATCTGAGTTTCCCGCTATCTTAG